Proteins encoded by one window of Ralstonia sp. RRA:
- a CDS encoding DUF3348 domain-containing protein, with the protein MAHAQQRRALSGPALIRLLARLADIDVSESGQPLSDRLSQWLSWTDAITLSTALATSPPAITPGVRPVGMDAETMCSRVRAALAKSIATACAPDARPGGGGRAPIQPAMPAAPVDYADIRQRYILMQQTMEMEIGELRGRLRRVLAAKTPDLARLAVLDASMEQALGARERTLLGAIPTMLGPYFERLRAAEQPQADAPSESPAQTTQPTSRAWLHAFRKDMQSVLLAELDVRFQPVDGLLAALRTR; encoded by the coding sequence ATGGCGCACGCCCAGCAACGCAGGGCGCTCAGCGGCCCTGCGCTGATCCGCTTACTTGCTCGCCTGGCGGACATTGACGTTTCCGAATCCGGGCAGCCGCTTTCAGACCGGCTGAGCCAATGGCTCAGTTGGACGGATGCCATCACGCTCTCGACCGCGCTTGCCACCAGTCCGCCGGCCATCACCCCGGGTGTGCGGCCCGTTGGCATGGATGCCGAGACCATGTGCAGCCGTGTGCGCGCCGCATTGGCAAAGTCCATCGCCACCGCTTGTGCGCCTGATGCCAGGCCGGGCGGAGGTGGGCGCGCGCCCATTCAACCCGCCATGCCGGCCGCGCCGGTCGACTATGCGGACATTCGGCAGCGCTACATCTTGATGCAGCAGACCATGGAGATGGAGATTGGCGAGCTGCGTGGCCGCCTGCGACGCGTGCTGGCCGCCAAGACGCCGGATCTGGCCCGGCTTGCCGTGCTGGACGCCAGCATGGAGCAGGCCCTTGGCGCACGCGAACGCACGCTATTGGGTGCCATCCCGACGATGCTCGGGCCGTACTTCGAGCGCTTGCGCGCGGCCGAGCAGCCGCAAGCTGATGCGCCATCGGAGAGCCCGGCCCAAACCACCCAACCCACATCCCGCGCATGGCTGCATGCGTTCCGCAAGGATATGCAGAGCGTGCTGCTTGCAGAGCTGGATGTTCGTTTTCAACCGGTCGACGGGTTGCTTGCCGCCCTTCGTACTCGCTAA
- a CDS encoding DUF2894 domain-containing protein gives MSRTDSSTQATLDAWRARGADGFDRVRFHFIEALHRRAVGQTGEARRILDERLGNLIAAYADDLDRAMPSSEPDAGSREPARSVLAELLDSIANHARADAGSAAAIGLERHPHAATELKILEDVRETWSRVSAEKQLRQSLDQVPTNAGPLNSSSLVHRSLLLMREVSPEYLRQFLAYVDALSWLERMGGEGAGAGQEIGRAGAGSKGARSKSR, from the coding sequence GTGAGCCGAACTGATTCGTCCACGCAGGCAACGCTCGATGCGTGGCGCGCACGTGGTGCGGATGGCTTCGATCGCGTGCGCTTTCATTTCATTGAAGCGCTGCATCGCCGTGCGGTCGGCCAGACGGGCGAGGCGCGGCGCATTCTGGATGAACGGCTTGGCAACCTGATTGCCGCGTATGCGGATGACCTTGATCGGGCGATGCCCTCGTCCGAGCCGGATGCGGGGTCCCGTGAGCCTGCCCGTAGCGTGTTGGCTGAATTGCTCGACAGCATCGCCAACCACGCGCGCGCGGATGCCGGCAGCGCAGCGGCCATTGGCCTGGAACGCCATCCCCATGCCGCCACTGAACTGAAGATTCTCGAAGACGTGCGGGAAACCTGGTCGCGCGTCAGTGCAGAGAAACAGTTGCGCCAATCGCTTGATCAAGTGCCGACCAACGCCGGGCCGCTCAATTCGAGCAGCCTTGTGCACCGGTCTCTGCTGCTGATGCGCGAGGTGTCGCCGGAGTATCTGCGGCAGTTCCTGGCGTATGTGGATGCGCTGTCCTGGCTGGAGCGGATGGGCGGGGAGGGGGCTGGTGCCGGGCAGGAGATTGGGCGTGCTGGTGCGGGCAGCAAGGGTGCGCGGAGCAAGTCGCGCTAG
- a CDS encoding OmpA family protein: MSDEIDGGLESAPVWAAFGDLMSVVLGAFVLILVGVIGVQLELSSKLENEVKQREAEAQRRKTLEQALAGPLAAGRVTLVNGRIGINGNVLFALNSDQLQPEGRTLMKSLAGPLAAYLKSRDEILMVSGFSDDQQVRAGNRQFADNWELSAKRALTVTRALIDEGIPASSVFAAAFGSQQPVSSNADDVGRAKNRRVEIAPVPRQSASNGGRREPN; the protein is encoded by the coding sequence ATGAGCGACGAGATTGACGGCGGCCTGGAGTCCGCGCCGGTCTGGGCCGCGTTTGGCGACTTGATGTCGGTGGTGCTGGGCGCCTTCGTGCTGATTCTGGTGGGCGTGATTGGCGTGCAGCTGGAGCTGTCGTCCAAGCTGGAGAACGAGGTCAAGCAGCGTGAGGCAGAGGCGCAGCGCCGCAAGACGCTGGAACAGGCGCTGGCTGGCCCGCTGGCGGCGGGGCGCGTGACACTCGTCAACGGGCGGATCGGCATCAACGGCAACGTGTTGTTTGCGCTCAACTCTGACCAATTGCAGCCCGAAGGCCGCACGCTGATGAAAAGTCTGGCGGGGCCGCTGGCGGCCTATCTCAAATCGCGTGACGAGATCCTGATGGTGAGCGGGTTCTCCGATGACCAGCAGGTGCGGGCAGGCAATCGCCAGTTTGCCGATAACTGGGAGCTGTCTGCCAAGCGCGCGTTGACCGTGACGCGCGCGTTGATTGACGAGGGTATCCCGGCGTCGAGCGTGTTTGCTGCGGCGTTTGGCTCGCAGCAGCCCGTGAGTTCCAACGCGGATGATGTGGGCCGCGCGAAGAACCGGCGCGTGGAGATTGCGCCGGTGCCGAGGCAGTCTGCTTCCAACGGTGGGCGCCGTGAGCCGAACTGA
- a CDS encoding GGDEF domain-containing protein, with product MTDNNPSETARHALKLLASRRLAPTPDNFAAVYYEIAGSQPNGDAQNADRMTLVRELREQLARTVEHCLPALGEDDVAIGPVAWALIKTCRSETENLTHLNAKLAAFNHRLSLVADDQNEIRKSLLGLLQLVFENIGQLSLDDRWLRGQIDALLKASEAPVNLRRLDDVRRRLKEVIHKQGVLKAKSVEAQEDMKRLLASFMERLSTAAETSGEHHRQMEACAKKIESAETLSEIAPAIQDALAATRWMSQQAAHNRDELSAMKQKAEDAAAEVASLRKALDMASASARHDLLTGALNRKGLEEALEREVARAAHQNSTLSIAFLDIDDFKSINDAHGHSLGDDALSHLAQVARECIRPQDALARFGGEEFVILMPGTCLEDGVQAITRLQRTLTQRFFASGETRLFITFSAGVAELGKDETPMAAIQRADRGMYQAKRAGKNKVVSA from the coding sequence ATGACAGACAACAATCCCTCGGAGACCGCGCGGCACGCTCTCAAGCTGCTGGCCTCACGCAGGTTGGCCCCCACGCCAGACAACTTTGCCGCGGTCTACTACGAAATTGCCGGCAGCCAACCCAACGGGGACGCGCAGAACGCAGACCGGATGACGCTGGTGCGGGAGTTGCGCGAACAGCTTGCGCGCACGGTTGAGCACTGCCTGCCCGCGCTGGGCGAAGATGACGTCGCGATCGGCCCGGTTGCCTGGGCATTGATCAAGACCTGTCGCTCAGAAACAGAAAACCTCACGCACCTGAACGCCAAGCTGGCGGCGTTCAACCATCGGCTATCGCTGGTGGCAGACGACCAGAACGAGATCCGAAAATCGCTGCTGGGCCTGCTGCAGCTTGTCTTTGAGAACATCGGCCAGTTGTCATTGGACGACCGATGGCTGCGCGGCCAGATCGATGCGCTGTTGAAAGCCAGCGAAGCACCAGTCAACCTGCGACGGCTTGACGACGTACGGCGCCGCCTCAAAGAGGTGATCCACAAACAAGGCGTGTTGAAGGCAAAGTCAGTCGAAGCCCAGGAAGACATGAAGCGGCTCCTGGCCTCGTTCATGGAGCGGCTGTCTACGGCTGCTGAAACATCCGGCGAGCATCACCGGCAGATGGAAGCGTGCGCCAAGAAGATCGAGTCGGCCGAGACCCTCTCCGAGATTGCCCCCGCCATTCAGGACGCACTAGCCGCCACGCGCTGGATGTCGCAGCAGGCTGCCCACAATCGCGACGAGCTTTCGGCAATGAAGCAGAAGGCCGAAGATGCCGCGGCCGAAGTTGCGAGTCTTCGCAAGGCGCTCGACATGGCGTCAGCCTCGGCACGTCACGACCTGCTCACGGGGGCACTCAACCGCAAAGGGCTGGAAGAAGCGTTGGAGCGCGAGGTCGCCCGCGCCGCGCATCAGAACTCGACACTCTCCATCGCCTTCCTGGACATCGACGATTTCAAATCCATCAACGATGCCCACGGACACAGCCTCGGGGACGATGCCCTGTCACACCTGGCCCAGGTAGCGCGCGAGTGCATACGCCCCCAGGACGCACTCGCGCGTTTTGGCGGTGAAGAGTTCGTGATCCTCATGCCCGGCACCTGCCTGGAAGACGGTGTGCAAGCCATCACCCGCCTGCAACGCACCCTCACCCAGCGCTTCTTTGCCTCCGGTGAGACCCGGCTTTTCATCACGTTCTCTGCAGGTGTGGCGGAACTCGGCAAGGATGAAACCCCGATGGCGGCGATCCAGCGTGCGGACCGCGGCATGTATCAAGCCAAGCGCGCGGGAAAGAACAAGGTCGTCAGTGCATGA
- a CDS encoding chemotaxis protein, translating into MSLHSQLEVDERTNLTNNNRFELLLFRLGESARSNQREMFGINVFKVREIMVMPPVTHVADAGAHILGAVNVRGQIIPVIDLASVIGTKNSNANILLITEYARSTQGFAVEEVDEIVRLEWSQIFPAEASVGSSNITSLARLDGNADNSRLAQVIDVEQILVDVFPTRRTDLAPDNDERPIKLPPGAKLLVADDSGLARTLIANGLEAMGTPYVMTKSGQEAWDTLQNIARDAAREGKTVRDKIALVLTDLEMPEMDGFTLTRKIKTEPAFQSIPVVIHSSLSGSANEDHVRRVGANGYVAKFEANELAQAIASALA; encoded by the coding sequence ATGTCACTGCATTCGCAACTGGAAGTCGATGAACGGACCAATCTGACGAACAACAACCGCTTTGAGCTGTTGCTGTTCCGCCTGGGCGAATCTGCGCGATCCAACCAGCGCGAAATGTTCGGCATCAACGTGTTCAAGGTGCGCGAGATCATGGTCATGCCACCTGTGACGCACGTGGCAGATGCCGGCGCCCACATCCTGGGCGCGGTGAACGTGCGCGGTCAGATCATCCCGGTGATCGACCTGGCCAGCGTGATCGGCACCAAGAACAGCAACGCCAACATCCTGCTGATTACGGAATACGCGCGTTCCACCCAGGGCTTTGCGGTGGAGGAGGTGGACGAGATCGTTCGCCTGGAGTGGAGCCAGATCTTCCCGGCCGAGGCCAGCGTGGGCAGCAGCAACATCACCAGCCTGGCGCGCCTGGACGGCAATGCCGACAACTCGCGCCTGGCGCAGGTGATTGATGTTGAGCAAATCCTGGTTGACGTGTTCCCGACCCGCCGCACTGATCTGGCCCCCGACAACGACGAGCGCCCGATCAAGCTGCCGCCGGGCGCCAAGCTGCTGGTGGCGGATGATTCCGGTCTGGCGCGTACGTTGATCGCCAACGGTCTGGAAGCCATGGGCACACCGTACGTAATGACCAAGAGCGGCCAGGAAGCCTGGGACACGCTGCAGAACATCGCACGTGACGCAGCCCGCGAAGGCAAGACCGTGCGCGACAAGATTGCGCTGGTGCTCACCGATCTGGAAATGCCCGAGATGGACGGCTTCACGCTCACGCGCAAGATCAAGACCGAGCCGGCGTTCCAGTCGATTCCGGTGGTGATTCACTCGTCGCTGTCGGGCTCGGCCAATGAAGACCACGTGCGTCGTGTCGGTGCCAATGGCTACGTCGCCAAGTTCGAGGCCAATGAACTGGCGCAGGCGATTGCGTCGGCGCTGGCCTAA
- a CDS encoding LysR family transcriptional regulator, with amino-acid sequence MSRLDINRFGEMEVFVRVVEQGGFSAAARACRMTPSAVSKLVARLEARLGVRLVNRSTRRFQLTPEGAAFYERSVAVLADLDEAEREASAGALPSGRLRVNANVPVGTHLLLPIVPAFLACHPQVSLDIALTDRVVDLLEDRTDVALRSGPLKSSRLVARKLGQTRLMVVASPAYLARMGTPRTPADLASHNCLAFSYVRAVNGWPFTKRGRRTEVMPQGNTQISDGEALRAVAVAGLGLARLAEFQVRADLDAGRLMPVLEDYNPGETEDIHAVYVGQGAHLPARVRAFLDFLVAHVKVA; translated from the coding sequence ATGTCGCGGCTCGATATCAATCGCTTTGGCGAGATGGAAGTCTTCGTGCGGGTGGTGGAGCAGGGTGGGTTTTCAGCGGCCGCGCGGGCGTGCCGGATGACGCCGTCGGCGGTGAGCAAGCTGGTGGCCCGGTTGGAGGCACGGCTTGGCGTACGGCTGGTGAACCGGTCAACGCGGCGCTTTCAGCTCACGCCGGAAGGCGCGGCCTTTTATGAACGCAGCGTGGCGGTGCTAGCGGATCTGGACGAGGCAGAGCGCGAGGCTTCAGCCGGTGCGCTGCCGTCGGGGCGGTTGCGCGTCAACGCCAATGTGCCGGTGGGTACGCATCTACTGCTGCCGATCGTGCCGGCGTTTCTGGCGTGCCATCCGCAGGTGTCGCTCGACATTGCGCTGACGGATCGGGTGGTGGATCTGCTGGAAGACCGCACCGATGTTGCACTGCGCAGCGGGCCACTGAAGAGCTCCCGCTTGGTCGCGCGCAAGCTGGGGCAGACGCGGCTGATGGTGGTGGCTTCCCCCGCCTATCTGGCCCGCATGGGTACGCCGCGCACGCCGGCCGACCTGGCCAGTCACAACTGCCTGGCGTTCAGCTACGTGCGCGCGGTCAACGGCTGGCCTTTCACGAAACGGGGGCGCCGCACTGAGGTCATGCCGCAGGGCAACACGCAGATCAGCGATGGCGAGGCCCTGCGCGCGGTGGCCGTAGCCGGCCTGGGCCTGGCGCGGCTGGCTGAGTTTCAGGTGCGGGCGGATCTTGATGCCGGCCGTCTCATGCCGGTACTAGAGGATTACAACCCCGGCGAAACCGAAGATATTCACGCGGTTTATGTCGGTCAGGGCGCGCATTTGCCGGCGCGTGTACGGGCGTTTCTGGACTTTCTGGTCGCGCATGTGAAGGTTGCCTAG
- a CDS encoding SDR family oxidoreductase produces the protein MTAHHKVALVVGAQGVIGRNLIDHLATLDDWRIVGLSRRGGESTERVRHIAVDLLDAADTRAKLGALSNVTHIFYAAYQDRPTWAELVPPNLAMLTNVVDAIEAAAPHLAHISLMQGYKVYGGHLGPFKTPARETDAHFMPPEFMFDQQTFLEARQQGKAWTWSAIRPSVVGGFALGNPMNLAVAIATYASISKELGLPLRFPGKPGAYDHLLEMTDAGLLARATVWAATDPRCANQAFNINNGDLFRWSEMWPKIARYFDLEVAPPLPLSLDTVMADKAPLWQSMIARHRLADTPYRDVSSWRFADFVFSWDYDMFGDGSKARRFGFHEYVETEAMFMRIFDDLRRRQIIPG, from the coding sequence ATGACTGCACACCACAAAGTCGCGCTCGTCGTGGGCGCCCAGGGCGTAATCGGCCGCAATCTGATCGACCACCTCGCGACGCTGGACGACTGGCGCATCGTCGGGCTTTCGCGACGCGGCGGCGAGTCGACCGAGCGCGTCCGCCACATCGCCGTCGACCTGCTGGATGCGGCTGACACCCGCGCCAAGCTCGGTGCGCTCAGCAACGTCACACACATCTTTTACGCCGCCTATCAGGACCGCCCGACCTGGGCGGAGCTTGTGCCGCCCAACCTGGCCATGCTGACCAACGTGGTCGACGCCATCGAAGCCGCGGCGCCGCACCTCGCGCACATCAGCCTGATGCAGGGCTACAAGGTCTACGGCGGTCATCTTGGGCCTTTCAAAACCCCGGCACGCGAAACCGATGCGCACTTCATGCCGCCCGAGTTCATGTTCGACCAGCAGACCTTTCTGGAAGCGCGTCAGCAGGGCAAAGCGTGGACGTGGTCGGCCATCCGCCCGTCAGTGGTGGGCGGCTTTGCGCTGGGCAACCCGATGAACCTGGCGGTAGCCATTGCGACATACGCGTCGATATCGAAAGAGCTGGGCCTGCCGCTGCGCTTTCCCGGCAAACCCGGCGCATACGACCATCTGCTTGAGATGACTGATGCCGGCCTGCTCGCCCGCGCCACGGTATGGGCCGCGACCGACCCGCGCTGCGCCAATCAGGCCTTCAACATCAACAACGGCGATCTGTTCCGCTGGAGCGAAATGTGGCCCAAGATCGCGCGCTACTTTGATCTGGAAGTCGCCCCGCCACTGCCCCTGTCGCTCGACACCGTCATGGCCGACAAGGCACCGCTGTGGCAAAGCATGATCGCCAGGCACAGGCTGGCCGACACACCGTACCGCGACGTGTCTTCGTGGCGCTTTGCCGACTTCGTCTTCTCGTGGGACTACGACATGTTTGGCGACGGCTCCAAAGCACGCCGCTTCGGCTTTCATGAATACGTGGAGACGGAAGCGATGTTCATGCGCATCTTCGACGACCTGCGGCGGCGCCAAATCATTCCGGGCTAG
- a CDS encoding MFS transporter — MPVALLALTAGAFGIGVTEFVLMGLLLEASADLHVTVAQAGLLISGYAFGVVLGAPVLTALTARWPRKAVLLGLMVIFTVGNAACALAPNYALLMTARVLTAFAHGTFFGVGSVVATGLVPPNRRASAIAIMFTGLTVASILGVPLGTWLGQAYGWRAAFWAIVAVGVVALAVIARFVPNEPAPQDAGDWRQDMRVLMRGPVLLGLLTTVLGYAGVFAVFTYIAPLIIEVTGYTSAAVSPVMLVFGGGLIAGNLVGGRLADRHLRGTLIGTLVALAVTLALMTFAVHDKVWAVVFVALLGAVAFSTVPPLQMWVLEKAQGAGQSIASSFNIAAFNLGNALGAWVGGVVISHGPGLTALPWVAALAPIGALLLIAIGLRLHGTEDAATQRPQAA; from the coding sequence ATGCCTGTCGCTTTACTCGCCCTGACCGCCGGTGCATTTGGCATCGGCGTCACCGAATTCGTTTTGATGGGGTTGCTGCTGGAGGCCAGCGCAGACCTGCACGTCACCGTCGCCCAGGCGGGCTTGCTGATCTCCGGCTACGCGTTCGGCGTCGTGCTGGGCGCCCCAGTACTGACCGCGCTCACGGCGCGGTGGCCACGCAAGGCCGTGCTGCTGGGGCTCATGGTCATCTTCACGGTGGGCAACGCGGCTTGTGCGCTGGCACCCAACTACGCCCTACTGATGACCGCCCGCGTGCTGACCGCATTTGCACACGGCACGTTCTTCGGCGTTGGCTCGGTGGTTGCCACCGGCCTGGTGCCACCCAACCGCCGCGCCTCTGCCATCGCCATCATGTTCACGGGGCTGACGGTGGCGTCCATCCTGGGCGTGCCGCTGGGCACGTGGTTGGGCCAGGCCTATGGCTGGCGCGCCGCGTTCTGGGCCATCGTGGCCGTTGGCGTGGTGGCGCTGGCCGTCATCGCCCGCTTTGTACCGAACGAACCCGCCCCGCAGGATGCCGGCGACTGGCGCCAGGACATGCGCGTACTGATGCGCGGCCCCGTGCTGCTCGGCCTGCTGACCACGGTGCTCGGTTATGCCGGCGTGTTTGCAGTGTTCACCTACATCGCGCCGCTCATCATCGAGGTGACGGGCTATACCAGCGCCGCCGTCTCGCCGGTGATGCTCGTGTTTGGCGGCGGGCTCATCGCCGGCAACCTGGTGGGCGGTCGGCTGGCAGACCGCCACTTGCGCGGCACGCTCATCGGCACCCTGGTCGCCCTGGCCGTGACGCTCGCGCTGATGACGTTTGCCGTGCACGACAAGGTATGGGCCGTGGTGTTCGTAGCGCTGCTGGGCGCGGTGGCCTTCTCCACCGTGCCGCCGCTGCAGATGTGGGTGCTGGAGAAGGCGCAGGGGGCCGGCCAGAGCATCGCATCGAGCTTCAACATCGCGGCGTTCAACCTGGGGAATGCGCTCGGTGCATGGGTTGGCGGCGTGGTGATCTCACATGGCCCAGGGCTGACCGCCCTGCCTTGGGTTGCCGCCCTGGCCCCCATCGGCGCGCTTCTCCTCATTGCCATCGGCCTGCGCCTGCATGGCACTGAAGATGCCGCAACGCAGCGCCCACAAGCCGCCTGA
- a CDS encoding 4-oxalocrotonate tautomerase family protein has translation MPYVNIQITAGATREQKAQLVKDVTDSLGRVLGKKPEHTHVVIQEIKEEDWGFAGLLTDEWKRQQQQATSNE, from the coding sequence ATGCCGTACGTCAACATTCAGATCACGGCGGGTGCAACCCGTGAGCAGAAAGCCCAACTGGTCAAAGACGTGACCGATTCTCTGGGTCGCGTTCTCGGCAAGAAGCCCGAGCACACGCACGTTGTGATTCAGGAGATCAAGGAAGAGGATTGGGGATTTGCTGGGTTGCTGACGGATGAATGGAAGAGGCAGCAACAGCAGGCCACGTCGAACGAATAA
- a CDS encoding membrane protein: MRIAVIGTSGVGKSTLARRLAVSTQAAYIELDAINWQAEWKALATDDPAEFYRRVEVAVAGPSWVCDGNYPGVRDIVLARATHVVWLDYARPVIMWRVIRRSFWRAATKAELWPGTGNTEGFARWFDKGHPIRWAWDTFAQRREQYARLLEAPILAAAQKYRVTHPRDLAAVESILGLQHDGTRT; this comes from the coding sequence ATGCGAATCGCCGTCATCGGCACATCGGGGGTGGGCAAATCGACGCTCGCCCGGCGGCTGGCCGTATCGACCCAGGCTGCGTACATCGAGCTCGATGCCATCAACTGGCAAGCAGAATGGAAAGCGCTGGCCACCGACGATCCGGCGGAGTTTTACCGTCGTGTCGAGGTAGCCGTCGCCGGCCCGTCGTGGGTCTGCGATGGCAACTACCCCGGCGTGCGGGACATCGTCCTGGCCCGTGCAACGCACGTCGTGTGGCTGGACTACGCCCGCCCGGTCATCATGTGGCGCGTGATCCGGCGCTCGTTCTGGCGCGCCGCCACCAAGGCCGAGCTTTGGCCGGGCACGGGCAATACCGAGGGATTTGCGCGGTGGTTCGACAAGGGCCACCCGATCCGGTGGGCGTGGGACACGTTCGCACAACGCCGCGAACAGTACGCCCGCCTGCTTGAGGCGCCGATCCTGGCGGCGGCGCAGAAGTACCGTGTGACACATCCCCGGGATCTTGCGGCAGTCGAATCCATACTGGGTCTGCAGCACGATGGCACCAGAACATGA
- a CDS encoding DUF802 domain-containing protein, with the protein MSRNHLNLIVFFAGLVALGWIAAGYVVGLNPLALVVTIVIGAAYVAGALELRRYQQATGTLTQAVAGLSEQPPKLGAWLEQLHPSLRNAVRLRVEGERVALPGPALTPYLVGLLVLLGMLGTLLGMVMTLKGTGAALESATDLQAIRASLAAPVKGLGFSFGTSIAGVATSAMLGLLSALCRRERLQAVQALDTQIATTLRIYSHTHQREETFKLLQRQSDVMPALVDRLQAMMAALEQQSAASSERQIASQQAFLDKTEVAYRQLASSVGQSLQDSAAESARVAGAALQPVVDSTMAGLARESAALHETVKHAVQRQLDGLSTRFETTAEMVASIWNTALSEHQRASAALVENVGTSLDRFAETFEQRSTRLLDGVAERLDATAGSLSGAWNDALARQEHTHAELAGQNQRALEAAVATFEQHAVSLQDASRQSHTALQTALESRDQQRLAAWTDALGAMGAKLSQAWERAGADTASRQQEICDALAQTARDVASAQDASRQSLVELHNALQARDEQRLTAWTDALGAMGAKLSQAWEKAGADTASRQQEICDALAQTACDISSQTQAHASDTIAEISRLVQAASEAPKAAAEVVAELRQKLSDSMVRDTAMLEERTRMLGTLETLLDAVNHASTEQRSAVDALVASSAELLERVGVRFTDRVEAETGKLGTVAAQVTGSAVEVASLGEAFGAAVHLFGESNDKLVAHLQRIESALDKSLTRSDEQLAYYVAQAREVIDLSMLSQKQILEDLQRLGDQRALAGTEAA; encoded by the coding sequence ATGTCCAGAAATCACCTGAATCTCATCGTTTTCTTTGCCGGGCTGGTGGCCCTGGGGTGGATCGCGGCAGGCTATGTCGTGGGCCTCAACCCGCTCGCGCTGGTCGTCACCATCGTGATTGGCGCCGCCTACGTGGCAGGTGCGTTGGAGTTGCGCCGCTATCAGCAGGCCACCGGCACGCTCACGCAAGCCGTGGCCGGGCTGTCTGAACAGCCGCCCAAGCTGGGGGCCTGGCTGGAGCAACTGCATCCGAGCCTGCGCAACGCCGTGCGCTTGCGCGTGGAAGGCGAGCGCGTTGCGTTGCCCGGCCCCGCGTTGACGCCGTATCTGGTGGGTCTGCTTGTCCTGCTGGGCATGCTGGGGACGTTGCTCGGCATGGTGATGACGCTCAAGGGCACGGGCGCCGCGCTGGAGAGCGCCACCGACCTGCAGGCGATTCGCGCGTCGCTGGCGGCGCCGGTCAAGGGCCTGGGGTTCTCGTTCGGCACCTCGATTGCCGGTGTGGCCACGTCTGCCATGCTGGGGTTGCTGTCCGCGCTGTGCCGGCGTGAGCGGCTGCAGGCGGTTCAGGCGCTCGACACCCAGATCGCTACGACGCTGCGCATCTATTCGCACACGCATCAACGCGAAGAGACGTTCAAGCTGCTGCAGCGGCAGTCGGACGTCATGCCCGCCCTGGTGGACCGGCTGCAGGCAATGATGGCCGCGCTGGAGCAACAGAGCGCCGCCAGCAGTGAACGCCAGATCGCCAGCCAGCAAGCGTTTCTCGACAAGACGGAGGTGGCTTACCGTCAACTGGCGTCCTCTGTTGGGCAGTCATTGCAGGACAGCGCCGCCGAAAGCGCACGCGTGGCTGGTGCGGCGCTGCAACCGGTGGTTGACTCGACGATGGCGGGGCTTGCGCGTGAATCAGCCGCGCTGCATGAGACGGTGAAACATGCCGTGCAGCGCCAACTGGACGGCCTGTCGACGCGCTTCGAAACCACCGCCGAGATGGTCGCGAGCATCTGGAACACCGCCTTGTCGGAGCACCAACGCGCAAGCGCTGCGCTGGTGGAGAACGTGGGCACGTCGCTGGACCGGTTTGCCGAAACCTTTGAGCAACGCTCGACCCGTCTGCTCGACGGCGTTGCCGAGCGCCTGGATGCTACGGCCGGTAGCCTGTCCGGTGCTTGGAACGATGCGCTTGCGCGCCAGGAGCACACCCACGCAGAACTGGCTGGGCAGAACCAGCGCGCGCTGGAGGCGGCTGTGGCGACATTCGAGCAGCATGCTGTCTCGCTGCAGGACGCGTCGCGCCAATCGCATACGGCGCTACAAACGGCACTGGAATCGCGCGATCAGCAACGTCTGGCAGCCTGGACGGATGCGCTGGGTGCAATGGGTGCCAAGCTGAGCCAGGCGTGGGAGAGGGCCGGCGCCGACACGGCGAGCCGTCAGCAGGAAATTTGCGATGCGCTGGCGCAGACCGCACGCGATGTTGCATCGGCGCAGGACGCGTCGCGCCAATCGCTCGTGGAGCTGCACAACGCGCTGCAAGCCCGCGACGAGCAACGTCTGACGGCCTGGACCGATGCGCTGGGCGCGATGGGCGCCAAGCTGAGCCAAGCGTGGGAGAAGGCGGGTGCCGACACGGCGAGCCGTCAGCAGGAGATTTGCGATGCGCTGGCACAGACCGCGTGCGACATCTCTTCGCAAACACAGGCCCACGCCAGCGACACGATCGCCGAGATTTCTCGACTGGTGCAGGCCGCCTCGGAGGCGCCCAAGGCTGCGGCCGAAGTGGTTGCCGAGCTGCGGCAGAAGCTGTCCGACAGCATGGTTCGCGATACGGCGATGCTGGAAGAACGCACGCGCATGCTGGGCACGCTGGAGACGCTGCTCGACGCCGTGAACCACGCGTCGACCGAACAGCGAAGCGCGGTGGATGCCCTGGTGGCGAGCTCGGCGGAGTTGCTCGAACGCGTTGGTGTGCGGTTCACCGATCGGGTCGAGGCCGAGACCGGCAAGCTGGGCACGGTGGCCGCGCAGGTGACCGGCAGTGCCGTTGAGGTGGCGAGCCTGGGCGAGGCGTTTGGCGCGGCGGTGCACCTGTTTGGCGAGTCGAACGACAAGCTGGTGGCGCACCTGCAGCGGATCGAATCTGCGCTGGACAAGTCGCTCACGCGCAGCGATGAACAGCTTGCCTACTACGTGGCGCAGGCCCGTGAGGTGATCGATCTGAGCATGCTGTCGCAAAAGCAGATTCTTGAGGACCTGCAGCGCCTGGGCGACCAGCGTGCCCTTGCCGGAACCGAAGCGGCATGA